Proteins co-encoded in one Arachis hypogaea cultivar Tifrunner chromosome 13, arahy.Tifrunner.gnm2.J5K5, whole genome shotgun sequence genomic window:
- the LOC112737311 gene encoding putative disease resistance RPP13-like protein 1: protein MMGRALLSSFLSDLVDNIKRIITSQTKASMVTPLQMVMSTLLALDAVVDSAEEKQFRGGRSAQVVKKWLNKVQDALYQVDELLLQILTPISSTPDLHQLPKEFKDQILDTLPNLESLVQQIDILGLTFEPAMKRWMKSSGGLYSTSAVLDKYPKDDIFVRNAEVESILDYLLSTSTESKQHIKVINIVGLAGVGKTALANVLFSNHKVTDSFEIIAKIFVSNTATSLMVKDILQPGFGNFYGDHDLHKLCEILESRCRGKKCLLVLDDIIIEDRLQDWRKLIASFETGAARGSAIIHTSIPHRDPMLFKYMVDEIHTVHLDLLSIEDWLSIFMGNASRQRNNVDELPKELSAVGEKIVNKLGALPLAAKMTGSLLQDKLDLNPEWDKILSEFLDDVNLLSIALDTADGDVNLPIPSFLVLCYLDLPAPVKRCFAYLSLFPKSYHFRQEELICQWMAHGFLKYNESGRSMEDVGDEYFGYLIKRSFLQPAFGYHDTFMMHDHVHYLAIYVSEESYKHHLCYDGRIKDFALESILKHGRSLRTIMPVHLGFERERSEFDPDLWERVITKLSKHVFQALSLSHYKITSLPASIGGLTHLCYLNVSCTDLKEIPDSICDLINLQTLLLIGCRSLTSLPDRLCNLVKLRRLDFHGSSL from the coding sequence ATGATGGGTAGAGCCTTActatcttctttcctttctgATTTGGTAGACAACATAAAACGTATCATCACCTCTCAAACTAAAGCTAGTATGGTGACACCACTGCAAATGGTCATGTCAACATTGTTAGCCCTTGATGCTGTGGTTGATTCTGCAGAAGAGAAGCAGTTTAGAGGAGGAAGAAGTGCACAAGTAGTGAAGAAGTGGTTAAATAAAGTACAAGATGCTTTATACCAAGTGGATGAACTGCTGCTGCAGATTTTGACCCCCATCAGTTCTACTCCAGATCTGCATCAGCTGCCGAAGGAATTCAAGGATCAAATCCTTGATACCCTCCCGAACTTAGAATCTCTGGTGCAACAGATTGATATCCTTGGCTTAACTTTTGAGCCTGCTATGAAGAGATGGATGAAATCCAGCGGAGGTTTGTATTCAACTTCTGCTGTGTTGGATAAGTATCCGAAAGATGATATCTTTGTAAGAAATGCAGAAGTGGAGTCTATTTTGGATTACCTGTTATCAACTAGTACTGAAAGTAAACAACATATCAAGGTGATTAACATAGTGGGATTAGCTGGGGTAGGTAAGACTGCCTTGGCTAATGTTCTCTTCTCCAACCACAAGGTGACGGATTCTTTTGAAATAATAGCTAAAATCTTTGTGTCCAACACAGCCACTAGCTTGATGGTTAAGGATATTCTCCAGCCAGGCTTTGGAAATTTTTATGGTGACCATGATTTGCACAAGTTATGTGAGATATTGGAGTCAAGATGTCGTGGGAAGAAATGTCTATTGGTGTTGGATGACATCATCATTGAGGATAGATTACAGGACTGGAGGAAGCTGATTGCTTCCTTTGAAACTGGAGCAGCAAGAGGGAGTGCCATAATCCATACATCCATTCCTCATCGTGATCCAATGCTATTCAAATATATGGTAGATGAGATTCATACTGTGCATCTGGATTTGCTGTCAATAGAGGATTGGTTGTCAATCTTTATGGGGAATGCTTCTAGGCAGAGAAACAACGTTGATGAACTCCCGAAAGAACTATCAGCAGTTGGAGAAAAAATCGTCAACAAATTGGGAGCTCTTCCCTTGGCTGCAAAAATGACGGGGAGCCTTTTGCAAGATAAGCTGGATTTGAATCCTGAATGGGATAAGATATTGAGTGAATTTCTGGATGATGTGAATCTTCTTTCCATTGCTTTGGATACAGCTGATGGTGATGTGAATCTCCCCATTCCTTCATTTCTAGTGTTGTGCTATCTCGATCTCCCCGCACCGGTTAAACGGTGCTTTGCATATTTGTCACTATTTCCAAAGTCTTACCACTTCAGGCAGGAGGAGCTGATCTGCCAGTGGATGGCTCATGGCTTTCTGAAATATAATGAATCTGGTAGAAGCATGGAAGATGTTGGGGATGAATATTTCGGTTATCTAATAAAAAGGTCTTTCTTGCAACCTGCCTTTGGTTATCATGATACATTTATGATGCATGATCATGTTCATTACTTGGCAATTTACGTGTCTGAAGAATCATACAAGCACCATTTGTGTTATGATGGAAGGATAAAGGATTTTGCACTAGAATCTATTCTCAAACATGGAAGATCTTTGAGAACAATTATGCCAGTACATTTGGGATTTGAACGGGAAAGAAGTGAGTTCGACCCCGATCTGTGGGAGCGTGTGATTACGAAGTTGAGTAAGCATGTCTTTCAGGCCTTATCTTTATCACACTATAAGATCACTAGCTTGCCTGCTTCAATAGGAGGATTGACACATCTTTGCTATCTTAATGTTTCTTGCACTGACTTAAAGGAGATCCCAGATTCCATCTGTGACCTGATTAATTTGCAGACACTTTTACTGATTGGCTGCCGTTCCCTCACATCATTGCCCGACAGACTATGTAATTTGGTAAAGTTGCGTCGCCTTGATTTCCATGGAAGCAGCTTATGA